One Salmo trutta chromosome 12, fSalTru1.1, whole genome shotgun sequence genomic region harbors:
- the LOC115203268 gene encoding la-related protein 6: MQALVNAFIRCLYFLLPPSWLHLGVCWWVGDECGKTTWPNPRARFKSKSLLTYQEVTTQDGSIPSVSPAPSCVSLAANSTPPQGSPWGRIWGLWPAVERIFGTSLTIHRCGCQRRRGVCAPCSADFNCCSTRNKGIQESTTTCVAEEKVNKPGENAFISGEMTSATMEFRKHIESVSGSSAGREIDEVIIVDQHLQEMGTQVTITVAIQAADDEEPEEEVSSNNLDFLGGSCSEDEFGRHDKSSGAGTSGGELEEESWQPPDPELTQKLVAQIEYYLSDENLEHDAFLLKHVRRNKLGFVSVKLLTSFKKVKHLTRDWRTTAYALRHSTILELNDEGRKVRRRSTVPVFSSESLPSRMLLLSELQSWPELGVAMAGGDGEGREGGATQQEQLMKLLLKAFGTYGAIASVRVLKPGKDLPADLKKLSGRYTQLGTEECAIVEYEEVEAAVKANEAVGSEEGTGSLGLKVVLIGTKPPKKKVPKDQRQCDEGVGGMRKSHSLNSRVRELQYHEDSACSSSETESNPTSPRLARKSCSVNKLSPTGGGAAFQNNHLSPAVSPRTSPWSSPRASPCSQRKSPHSHKSPLASEGRLSPEAGRRWADYSSDSSLTPSGSPWVQRRRQVASQESSPVGSPMLGRKIQGADGLPPGVMRLPRGPDGTRGFHCGVSIGIAEMGEKTASTQT, from the exons ATGCAAGCATTGGTAAACGCATTTATCCGTTGTCTCtatttcctcctccctccctcttggcTTCATCTTGGGGTTTGCTGGTGGGTTGGGGATGAGTGCGGAAAGACGACATGGCCCAATCCCAGAGCTCGTTTCAAAAGCAAATCGCTTCTTACATATCAGGAAGTAACAACACAAGACGGCTCCATCCCCTCGGTCTCCCCAGCTCCTAGCTGCGTCTCGCTAGCTGCTAACTCCACGCCACCCCAGGGTTCTCCGTGGGGTAGAATTTGGGGGCTCTGGCCAGCTGTGGAGCGCATCTTCGGGACTTCCTTGACCATCCACCGTTGTGGGTGTCAAAGGCGTCGAGGTGTATGTGCCCCGTGTTCTGCAGACTTCAATTGTTGTAGTACAAGGAATAAAGGCATTCAGGAAAGCACTACCACTTGTGTAGCCGAGGAGAAAGTGAACAAACCGGGAGAAAACGCATTTATTTCTGGTGAAATGACGAGTGCCACCATGGAGTTTCGGAAACATATCGAATCTGTATCAGGTTCGTCAGCGGGACGGGAAATCGATGAGGTGATAATTGTGGATCAACACCTGCAAGAGATGGGGACTCAAGTGACGATAACAGTGGCTATTCAGGCGGCAGACGACGAGGAACCAGAGGAGGAGGTGTCATCAAACAATCTCGATTTCCTCGGAGGCAGCTGTAGTGAAGACGAATTTGGAAGACATGATAAATCCAG TGGCGCTGGCACGAGTGGCGgtgagctggaggaggagagctggCAGCCCCCAGACCCAGAGCTGACCCAGAAGCTGGTGGCCCAGATCGAGTACTACCTGTCGGATGAGAACCTGGAACACGATGCCTTCCTGCTCAAACACGTCCGACGCAACAAGCTGGGCTTCGTCAGTGTCAAACTGCTCACCTCCTTCAAGAAG GTGAAGCACTTGACAAGAGACTGGAGAACAACTGCATATGCTCTGCGCCACTCGACAATACTTGAGCTAAATGATGAGGGGCGCAAAGTGCGTCGCAGATCAACAGTGCCCGTGTTTTCCAGCGAGTCTCTGCCAAGCCGTATGCTGCTACTCAGCGAGCTGCAGAGCTGGCCAGAGCTGGGTGTTGCGATGGCGGGTGGGGATGGCGAGGGACGTGAGGGTGGCGCTACCCAACAGGAACAACTGATGAAGCTGTTGCTGAAAGCGTTTGGAACATATGGAGCCATTGCCTCTGTGAGGGTGCTGAAGCCTGGCAAGGACCTGCCAGCCGACCTGAAGAAGCTGAGTGGCCGCTACACACAGCTGGGCACTGAGGAGTGTGCCATCGTGGAGTATGAGGAAGTGGAGGCTGCAGTCAAAGCCAACGAGGCTGTGGGCAGCGAGGAGGGGACAGGGTCTCTGGGGTTGAAGGTGGTCCTGATCGGCACCAAGCCTCCCAAGAAGAAGGTCCCCAAAGATCAGCGTCAGTGCGACGAGGGAgtaggaggaatgaggaagagCCACTCCCTCAACAGCCGGGTACGGGAGCTTCAGTATCACGAAGACTCTGCCTGTAGCTCCTCAGAGACTGAGAGCAACCCCACCTCCCCCAGACTGGCCCGCAAATCCTGCTCTGTCAATAAGCTAAGTCCCACTGGAGGGGGTGCTGCCTTCCAGAACAATCACCTGAGCCCAGCTGTGTCCCCACGTACCAGCCCCTGGTCGAGCCCCCGGGCCAGCCCATGCTCCCAACGCAAGTCTCCCCACTCCCATAAGTCTCCTTTGGCCAGTGAGGGCAGACTGAGCCCTGAGGCTGGGCGACGTTGGGCGGACTACTCCTCAGACAGCAGCCTGACGCCGTCCGGTAGTCCCTGGGTCCAGAGGCGCAGGCAGGTGGCCTCCCAGGAGAGCAGCCCAGTAGGGAGCCCCATGCTGGGTCGAAAGATCCAGGGGGCAGACGGGCTTCCGCCAGGCGTAATGCGGCTACCGCGTGGGCCTGATGGAACACGTGGTTTTCACTGTGGTGTGTCCATTGGTATTGCTGAGATGGGAGAGAAGACCGCTTCTACCCAAACCTGA